Proteins encoded within one genomic window of Armatimonadota bacterium:
- a CDS encoding energy-coupling factor ABC transporter permease, translating to MHIPDGFLDTPTAIAGGVLAAAGLGLALRTVRRTLPHRAVPLVGVAAAFIFAAQMLNFPVAGGTSGHLIGAVLAAVLLGPSAAVLVMSSVLILQAFLFADGGITALGANIFNMALVASLLGYALYRGVSRLLGGGLRARLAGVAFGAWCSTVAAAVTCAGQLALSGTVAWEVAFPAMAGVHMLIGVGEALITTLVVAVIATARPELLFDRAGPGEWIGRTLAGYGLLVTLGLVIFVAPLASEWPDGLEAVAGRLGFAHKAAASPAASSPLADYALAGVGSPAASTAIAGGIGTVVAFGLAYLLAIVLVPRGTAGSGRPPGSSHDSAPRSG from the coding sequence ATGCACATTCCTGACGGGTTTCTGGACACCCCCACGGCGATCGCCGGCGGTGTGCTGGCCGCAGCCGGCCTGGGCCTGGCCCTGCGAACGGTGCGGCGCACCCTGCCGCACCGCGCGGTGCCGCTCGTCGGCGTGGCCGCGGCCTTCATCTTTGCAGCGCAGATGCTCAACTTCCCCGTCGCCGGCGGTACATCGGGGCACCTCATCGGGGCGGTGCTGGCTGCCGTGCTCCTCGGCCCCAGCGCGGCCGTCCTGGTCATGTCGTCCGTCCTGATCCTGCAGGCCTTCCTCTTTGCCGATGGCGGCATCACCGCGCTGGGGGCCAACATCTTCAACATGGCGTTAGTGGCATCGCTGCTGGGCTACGCCCTCTACCGGGGAGTCTCCCGCCTCCTGGGCGGCGGTCTGCGTGCCCGGCTGGCCGGCGTGGCCTTTGGCGCGTGGTGTTCCACGGTGGCTGCTGCGGTCACCTGCGCCGGGCAGCTCGCGCTTTCGGGAACGGTGGCCTGGGAGGTTGCCTTCCCGGCTATGGCGGGCGTCCACATGCTGATCGGTGTGGGGGAGGCCCTGATCACCACGCTGGTCGTCGCCGTAATCGCCACTGCCCGCCCGGAGCTACTTTTCGACCGGGCGGGGCCGGGTGAGTGGATCGGACGCACTCTGGCCGGGTACGGCCTCCTGGTGACCCTCGGCCTGGTCATCTTCGTCGCTCCCCTGGCCTCGGAGTGGCCAGACGGGCTGGAGGCGGTGGCTGGGCGGCTGGGATTTGCCCATAAGGCCGCCGCCTCTCCGGCGGCCTCTTCGCCTCTGGCCGACTACGCCCTCGCGGGCGTTGGCTCCCCTGCCGCGTCAACGGCCATCGCCGGAGGGATCGGCACCGTGGTGGCCTTTGGCCTGGCCTACCTGCTGGCCATCGTCCTGGTACCGCGGGGCACCGCCGGCTCCGGCCGGCCTCCGGGGAGCTCGCACGACAGTGCACCACGCTCTGGGTGA
- the nikR gene encoding nickel-responsive transcriptional regulator NikR — MLRRFSLSMPPALVAQLDAMARAKGYRSRSRAVADMVRAQLVDHRAQRGNHPIVGTITLIYDHHRRGVQALLTDIQHHHPHLIISTLHVHLDRRHCLEVLAVRGRAGEVKAVADRLAATRGVKHGRLSVTTAGKELPA; from the coding sequence ATGCTGCGACGTTTCAGCCTTTCGATGCCTCCCGCCCTGGTAGCGCAACTGGACGCCATGGCCAGGGCGAAAGGCTACCGAAGCCGCTCCCGAGCCGTGGCCGACATGGTGCGAGCGCAGCTGGTCGATCACCGCGCGCAGCGCGGGAATCACCCGATCGTAGGCACCATCACCCTAATCTACGATCACCACCGCCGGGGCGTACAGGCCCTGCTTACGGACATTCAGCACCACCATCCACACCTGATCATCTCCACGCTGCACGTGCACCTGGACCGGCGGCATTGCCTGGAGGTCCTGGCCGTACGCGGCCGGGCCGGCGAGGTGAAGGCGGTTGCCGATCGCCTGGCGGCGACCAGGGGCGTCAAGCACGGGCGGCTCAGTGTGACCACTGCGGGGAAGGAGCTCCCGGCGTGA
- a CDS encoding DegV family protein, with product MADSATDPPDELVRQLGILLVPIYIRFGEQLYRDRVDISVAEVAARLARGELAKTINPGPADYLRAFRQVLERDPQASILCFTISARLSASYQSALVARNLINASTIHVVDTTAGSLASGWLVIEAARAARRGELPQQILQRTEAIARSLRFYALVDNLRYLYHAGRIGHAQAALGTLLDIKPILTLREGEVVLAERQRGQQRALQRLVALACEGIEGQAVKCAVFYTGAEAPAQALAAELGRRLHLDELLVAHAGPVITASVGPGLVGFALFTAALEDLRREAPYG from the coding sequence GTGGCGGACTCTGCGACCGATCCTCCCGACGAGCTGGTGCGCCAGCTGGGCATCCTCCTGGTTCCTATCTACATCCGCTTCGGCGAGCAGCTGTACCGGGACCGCGTGGACATCAGCGTGGCGGAAGTGGCCGCCCGCCTGGCCCGCGGCGAGCTGGCCAAGACCATCAACCCCGGGCCGGCGGACTATCTGCGGGCGTTCCGCCAGGTCCTGGAGCGGGACCCCCAGGCCAGCATCCTGTGCTTTACCATCTCTGCCCGGCTGAGCGCGTCCTATCAGTCGGCCCTGGTCGCCAGGAACCTGATCAACGCCTCCACTATCCACGTGGTGGACACCACGGCAGGGAGCCTGGCCAGCGGCTGGCTGGTCATAGAGGCGGCGCGGGCGGCCCGGCGGGGGGAGTTGCCCCAACAAATCTTGCAACGTACCGAGGCCATCGCCAGGAGCTTGCGCTTCTACGCGCTGGTGGACAACCTGCGCTATCTCTACCATGCGGGACGCATCGGGCACGCGCAGGCGGCGCTGGGGACGCTGCTGGACATCAAACCCATCCTCACCCTGCGGGAAGGGGAGGTGGTGCTCGCGGAGCGGCAGCGGGGGCAGCAGCGGGCGCTGCAGCGCCTGGTGGCCCTGGCCTGCGAGGGGATCGAAGGACAGGCGGTCAAGTGCGCGGTGTTCTACACTGGGGCGGAGGCTCCGGCACAGGCGCTGGCAGCGGAGCTAGGCCGGCGCCTGCACCTGGACGAGCTTCTGGTGGCTCACGCGGGGCCGGTCATCACCGCCAGTGTGGGCCCCGGCCTGGTTGGCTTCGCCCTCTTCACCGCGGCTCTCGAAGACCTCAGAAGGGAGGCACCGTATGGCTGA
- a CDS encoding glycerol-3-phosphate acyltransferase produces MADAFTRLLLVVLGYLLGSFPANYLAARVAAGVDLRTVANGNIGGMNTMRNVGFLPGLVGTLLDMAKGALAAYLGNRAVPGWGWISGALAVVGHNWMLPLKFAGGKGVATTAGMLLALDPRVILTWALVAAVVILVVRDSYAGAGTAYATLPLVAWKFAGIPEAFWGGLLVGGACLLKLRPDLRAFRSGRRVIF; encoded by the coding sequence ATGGCTGACGCGTTCACCCGACTCCTCCTGGTTGTGCTGGGCTATCTCCTGGGCTCCTTTCCGGCCAACTACCTGGCCGCCAGGGTGGCGGCCGGTGTGGACCTGCGCACCGTGGCCAACGGCAACATCGGTGGCATGAACACCATGCGCAATGTGGGCTTCCTGCCCGGCCTGGTGGGCACGCTGCTGGACATGGCCAAAGGGGCACTGGCGGCGTACCTGGGTAACCGCGCCGTTCCGGGATGGGGCTGGATCTCCGGGGCCCTGGCTGTCGTGGGGCACAACTGGATGCTTCCGCTGAAGTTCGCCGGCGGCAAGGGCGTGGCCACTACCGCAGGCATGCTCCTGGCCCTCGACCCCCGGGTCATCCTCACCTGGGCGCTGGTCGCCGCCGTGGTGATCCTGGTGGTGCGTGACTCCTACGCGGGTGCGGGGACCGCCTACGCCACCCTCCCCCTGGTAGCGTGGAAGTTCGCCGGAATCCCTGAGGCCTTCTGGGGCGGGCTCCTGGTCGGCGGTGCCTGCCTGCTTAAGCTGCGTCCCGACCTGCGGGCATTTCGCTCCGGCCGGCGGGTCATCTTCTGA
- a CDS encoding DAK2 domain-containing protein gives MLLTGSTFARLLASGARRLAAYREELNAINVFPAPDGDTGDNLVATASAASHALEQWPQPDLGRAAAAAAEAAFQEARGNSGLILSQILKGFAQAFSGLEEANTQQVADGFRRARDAAYAAMVRPVEGTMLTVIRECGERAGQAAASDSTLGEFFAAMVQTAQQAVASTPDLLPALQRVGVVDAGAQGLACFLEGMWEALGDHPLPLRPPVAAPNPHALPPLTARPYDLELSLRLRDRPAALLDALAAQAESVVLTGSPELTRIHLHADDPTAILRLCLDYGTLVEARIRDMREQHAELLRRYGEEPLPLRRAKVDAAVVRTPVIVLASGEGFAVLFRSLGAAQVIDAAQASAERLQVAIGEAGTEEVILLPNDPAHLPLCALVQERATKPVRVVPTRTQPEGVAALLAWRPHAAGEENSLRMAEAAVSVRTGTVASSEGRFRGSASGEEVASSYSLEEVTLAVLQKLRKGGGEVMTLYPGVEMDQTAAHQLAGQVRRRFPDATVEVVPGGQPESVLIVSVE, from the coding sequence ATGCTGCTGACCGGGTCGACGTTTGCACGCCTGCTGGCCTCCGGGGCTCGCAGGCTGGCGGCGTACCGCGAGGAGCTCAATGCCATCAACGTCTTCCCGGCGCCTGACGGCGACACCGGGGACAATCTGGTCGCCACGGCCAGTGCCGCCAGCCACGCCCTGGAGCAGTGGCCCCAGCCCGACCTCGGCCGCGCGGCTGCGGCGGCGGCGGAGGCGGCCTTCCAGGAGGCGCGAGGGAACTCCGGCTTGATCCTTTCGCAGATCCTCAAGGGGTTTGCCCAGGCCTTCAGCGGTCTGGAGGAGGCCAACACCCAACAGGTCGCCGATGGCTTCCGTCGCGCCCGGGACGCCGCCTACGCCGCCATGGTGCGCCCCGTCGAGGGCACGATGCTCACTGTCATCCGCGAGTGTGGCGAGAGGGCCGGCCAGGCTGCGGCCAGCGATTCAACCCTGGGTGAGTTCTTCGCCGCCATGGTGCAGACGGCTCAGCAGGCCGTGGCCAGTACCCCGGACCTCCTCCCCGCGCTGCAACGTGTGGGGGTAGTGGACGCCGGGGCGCAGGGACTGGCCTGTTTCCTGGAGGGGATGTGGGAGGCGCTCGGCGACCACCCGCTCCCCCTGCGCCCTCCCGTCGCCGCTCCAAACCCTCACGCCCTTCCGCCCCTGACCGCCCGCCCCTATGACCTCGAACTCTCCCTGCGCCTGCGGGACCGTCCCGCCGCGCTGCTCGACGCGCTGGCGGCGCAGGCGGAAAGTGTGGTCCTCACCGGAAGCCCCGAGCTCACCCGGATCCACCTGCACGCGGACGACCCTACGGCGATTCTGCGCCTCTGCCTGGACTACGGGACCCTGGTGGAGGCGCGGATCCGGGATATGCGGGAGCAGCACGCCGAGCTGCTGCGCCGCTACGGCGAGGAACCGCTGCCCCTGCGCCGCGCCAAGGTCGACGCCGCTGTAGTCAGGACTCCAGTGATTGTCCTGGCCTCCGGGGAGGGTTTCGCCGTCCTCTTCCGCAGCCTGGGCGCGGCGCAGGTGATCGACGCGGCGCAGGCCAGCGCGGAACGGCTGCAGGTGGCGATCGGGGAGGCGGGGACGGAGGAGGTCATCCTGCTCCCCAACGACCCGGCGCACCTGCCTCTCTGCGCCCTGGTGCAGGAGCGGGCGACCAAGCCGGTGCGCGTTGTACCCACGCGGACGCAGCCGGAAGGCGTGGCCGCCCTGCTGGCCTGGCGACCGCACGCCGCGGGGGAGGAGAACTCTCTACGGATGGCGGAGGCGGCAGTGTCGGTGCGCACAGGGACGGTGGCTTCCTCCGAAGGGAGGTTCCGGGGATCTGCGAGCGGGGAGGAGGTAGCCAGCTCTTACTCCCTGGAGGAAGTCACGCTGGCGGTCCTGCAGAAACTCCGGAAAGGGGGAGGGGAGGTGATGACCCTCTACCCCGGGGTTGAGATGGACCAGACCGCTGCCCACCAGCTGGCCGGCCAGGTGCGCCGCCGGTTCCCGGACGCGACGGTCGAGGTTGTCCCCGGCGGCCAGCCTGAGTCTGTGCTCATCGTCTCCGTGGAGTGA
- a CDS encoding PfkB family carbohydrate kinase has product MGVDVVLIGHFARDRLVFPGVVESASGGGVYYGALALRRLGYAVAVVTKLHPDDFVFLDELRAEGISVHASAAARTTGIENIYPDASMDRRICRLLGFAGPFTPEEIPSIESRVTIITPLMAGEVPGELVRLLSAQGPVGPDAQGFARVPEGETLVTRDWPTRAADLASVTFLKADDAEAEALTGTADLRMAARALAALGPREVVLTHARGVLVYAGGTFFEAPFAPRQVRGRTGRGDTCFAAYVARRLETDPEEACRFAAAVTSLKMEYPGAYRGTRADVDRKITPRRR; this is encoded by the coding sequence GTGGGCGTTGACGTGGTCTTGATCGGGCACTTCGCCCGGGACCGGCTGGTGTTCCCGGGCGTCGTCGAGTCCGCCTCCGGGGGAGGCGTCTACTATGGTGCGCTGGCCCTGCGGCGGCTCGGTTACGCGGTGGCCGTGGTGACAAAGCTGCACCCGGACGACTTTGTCTTCCTGGATGAGCTGCGCGCCGAGGGGATCAGCGTGCATGCCTCTGCCGCCGCGCGAACCACGGGGATAGAGAACATCTACCCGGATGCGAGCATGGACCGCCGCATCTGCCGGCTGCTGGGGTTCGCCGGCCCCTTCACCCCGGAGGAAATCCCCTCCATCGAGAGCCGCGTGACCATCATCACCCCGCTGATGGCGGGAGAGGTGCCGGGTGAGCTGGTGCGCCTGCTGTCAGCACAGGGACCCGTGGGTCCGGATGCGCAGGGGTTCGCCCGCGTCCCCGAGGGGGAGACCCTGGTTACCCGGGACTGGCCAACCAGGGCTGCCGACCTGGCCTCCGTCACCTTTCTCAAGGCGGACGACGCCGAGGCGGAGGCGCTGACAGGCACCGCCGACCTGCGGATGGCGGCGCGGGCGCTGGCCGCCCTGGGTCCGCGGGAGGTCGTGCTCACCCATGCCCGCGGTGTCCTGGTCTATGCCGGGGGGACGTTCTTCGAGGCGCCATTCGCACCGCGGCAAGTCCGGGGCCGCACCGGCCGCGGTGATACCTGCTTCGCCGCCTATGTGGCCAGGAGGCTGGAGACCGATCCGGAAGAGGCCTGCCGCTTCGCCGCAGCGGTGACGTCCCTCAAGATGGAGTACCCCGGCGCCTACCGCGGCACCCGGGCAGACGTAGACCGGAAGATCACTCCACGGAGACGATGA
- a CDS encoding GntR family transcriptional regulator gives MSRTTRTPQRTLDGRAPIPLHRQLRDALVREIARGRYRPGERILSERELCLRYGVSRTTVRQTVNDLVHSGQLVRVPAKGTFVATPKIEQDLAQVSRFSETVAAAGRTPTIRVLTTSRGPASESARRGLELSAEDEIVRIDVLGAADDEPLALYRVHLPAVWGATAAQELREAEAAGGARFDMILQHLKRVYDLAPAWAMQRYEATTAGTAAAALLGIAPGAAVFTSTRIIYTGEGVPVEYDEVLYRGDRYRFTIRRAYTI, from the coding sequence ATGTCCAGAACAACCCGCACCCCACAGCGCACCTTGGATGGGCGAGCCCCGATTCCGCTGCACCGGCAGCTCCGCGACGCCCTGGTCCGGGAAATCGCCAGGGGTCGCTACCGTCCCGGCGAGCGCATCCTTTCCGAACGCGAACTCTGCCTGCGCTATGGCGTCAGCCGCACCACCGTCCGCCAGACAGTCAACGACCTGGTCCACAGCGGGCAGTTGGTCCGCGTCCCCGCCAAAGGCACGTTCGTTGCGACTCCCAAGATCGAGCAGGATCTGGCACAGGTGAGTCGGTTCTCCGAGACCGTAGCCGCGGCGGGGCGGACGCCGACGATTCGTGTTCTGACCACGTCCCGGGGCCCGGCCTCTGAATCGGCACGGCGCGGGCTGGAGCTGAGCGCGGAGGACGAGATTGTCCGCATCGACGTGCTGGGCGCTGCCGACGACGAGCCGCTGGCGCTGTACCGTGTACACCTGCCCGCCGTCTGGGGAGCTACGGCGGCGCAGGAGCTGCGCGAGGCGGAGGCGGCCGGCGGCGCACGCTTCGACATGATCCTGCAGCACCTGAAGCGCGTCTATGACCTCGCCCCAGCGTGGGCCATGCAGCGGTATGAAGCGACGACCGCCGGCACCGCTGCCGCCGCTTTGCTGGGTATCGCTCCCGGTGCAGCGGTATTCACCAGTACACGCATCATCTATACAGGGGAAGGGGTGCCTGTCGAGTACGACGAGGTCCTGTACCGGGGCGACCGGTACCGCTTCACCATCCGCCGTGCCTACACCATCTGA
- a CDS encoding ABC transporter substrate-binding protein: MTRKQGGGMLAAALLLAATVLPAGAQQTLVFVLDTEAFRKVEAEAIAQDLRAIGVNVEVRVWERTALIDRIRAGERQAYLTDWGSAFFDPFDLAVPKLKTKDRGNYSFYSNPEVDRLLEVGSTGTDAARRRDAYFRVQEILFNDAPWIFGYFREEAQAASVLVENWEPAMDSRINLHDVRLTRGSVIVVAMNTNSIITLDPAMHRDRKTETVIRNIFDGLVTRTTRDRVVPELATAWTQPSPTVYEFTLRPGPTFHNGDPVTADDVLFTFDRILREGAVGGQSSPRKGLLGPLQKVEKVGEDRIRFTLAQPFPPFLQALVHFQIVPMRYIRQVGDRAFAERPIGTGPFRFVAGALDSQIVLQRYDRYYGGSSALPPVGVAPAAGAVFRMMPEPATRVAALKAGEVHIVEDLPIDLLPDLERDPKVYVKTTQGTRVYAVELNNARPPFNNVRVRQAMNYAVNWEAILKNVYRGYARRLATVFLPSGFGYNPDLKPYPFDQNKARQLIREAGFTVR, encoded by the coding sequence GTGACGCGCAAGCAGGGAGGGGGAATGCTCGCCGCAGCACTCCTGCTGGCGGCTACGGTGCTGCCGGCGGGAGCTCAGCAGACGCTGGTCTTCGTGTTGGACACGGAGGCCTTCCGCAAGGTGGAGGCGGAGGCCATCGCCCAGGACCTGCGGGCGATCGGGGTCAACGTCGAGGTTCGCGTCTGGGAACGTACTGCCCTCATCGACCGCATCCGGGCTGGTGAGCGGCAGGCCTACTTGACAGATTGGGGCAGCGCCTTCTTCGATCCCTTTGACCTGGCGGTCCCCAAGTTGAAGACAAAGGACCGGGGGAACTACTCCTTTTACTCCAACCCGGAGGTCGACCGCCTGCTGGAGGTGGGAAGCACGGGGACCGATGCCGCACGGCGGCGGGACGCCTACTTCAGGGTGCAGGAGATCCTCTTCAATGACGCCCCCTGGATCTTCGGCTACTTCCGTGAGGAGGCCCAGGCGGCGTCGGTCCTGGTGGAGAACTGGGAGCCAGCCATGGACAGCCGGATTAACCTGCACGACGTGCGCCTGACGCGGGGCAGCGTCATCGTGGTGGCCATGAACACTAACAGCATCATCACCCTCGACCCGGCCATGCACCGCGACCGGAAGACCGAGACCGTTATCCGCAACATCTTCGACGGCCTGGTCACCCGGACGACCCGCGACCGGGTGGTTCCCGAGCTTGCCACCGCCTGGACTCAGCCCAGCCCTACGGTCTACGAGTTCACCCTGCGCCCTGGACCCACATTCCACAACGGTGACCCGGTCACGGCCGACGACGTCCTCTTCACCTTCGATCGCATCCTCAGGGAGGGTGCCGTCGGCGGCCAGAGCAGCCCGCGCAAAGGCCTTCTCGGCCCCCTGCAGAAGGTGGAGAAGGTCGGCGAGGATAGAATCCGCTTCACGCTGGCTCAGCCTTTCCCTCCCTTCCTCCAGGCGCTGGTGCACTTCCAGATCGTCCCCATGAGGTACATCCGGCAGGTGGGGGACAGAGCTTTCGCGGAACGTCCCATTGGCACAGGCCCCTTCCGTTTCGTGGCCGGAGCGCTTGACTCCCAGATCGTCCTGCAGCGTTACGACCGGTACTACGGTGGCTCCTCCGCCCTGCCCCCGGTGGGGGTGGCACCAGCTGCAGGCGCGGTCTTCCGCATGATGCCCGAGCCAGCCACGCGGGTGGCCGCGCTGAAGGCAGGCGAGGTGCACATCGTAGAGGACCTGCCCATCGATCTGCTCCCGGACCTGGAGCGCGATCCAAAGGTTTACGTGAAGACCACGCAAGGGACACGTGTCTACGCCGTGGAACTCAACAACGCACGGCCACCCTTCAACAACGTCAGGGTGCGGCAGGCCATGAACTACGCGGTGAACTGGGAGGCGATCCTGAAGAATGTCTACCGTGGCTACGCCCGGCGCCTGGCCACCGTGTTCCTGCCCAGCGGGTTCGGTTACAACCCCGACCTGAAGCCCTACCCCTTCGACCAGAACAAAGCGCGGCAGCTCATCCGGGAGGCCGGGTTTACGGTGCGCTGA
- a CDS encoding ABC transporter permease, whose product MRGLVILRRILATIPLMMGVAVVVFVVMRLIPGDPVDIIIGQGGVATQQDLDRLRQEFHLDQPLLTQLALFVRDVARGDLGTSFVKRRPVTRVLLDALPATIELAVAALLLSLLVALPIGILSATRQSSLLDRFSMAGAFLGISMPAFWLGIMLILLLAVRLDWLPTSGRIGFTAALRPVTGFYLLDSVLTGNWIALGDSLRHLFLPALTLGSGLMAVIARVTRASMVEVLREQYILVARSKGLAERAVVLRHSLRNALIPTVTVVGLQAGVLLGGNMIVETVFGWPGMGRVVVEAIFSRDYPLVQGAVMFYTLIFIVANLMVDILYTYLNPRIEA is encoded by the coding sequence ATGCGGGGTCTGGTCATCCTCCGCCGCATCCTGGCCACGATCCCTCTAATGATGGGAGTCGCCGTCGTGGTTTTCGTGGTCATGCGCCTGATCCCCGGCGATCCTGTGGACATCATCATCGGCCAGGGCGGAGTAGCCACTCAGCAGGACCTGGACCGCCTGCGCCAGGAGTTTCACCTGGATCAGCCCCTGCTAACGCAGCTGGCGCTCTTTGTGAGGGATGTGGCGCGGGGAGATCTGGGCACGTCCTTCGTCAAACGCCGCCCGGTCACCCGTGTCCTGCTGGACGCCCTGCCCGCCACCATCGAGCTGGCGGTAGCCGCCCTCCTCCTTTCCCTCCTGGTCGCCTTGCCCATCGGCATCCTCTCGGCGACCCGCCAGTCGTCACTCCTGGACCGCTTCAGCATGGCCGGCGCCTTCCTGGGAATTTCCATGCCGGCATTCTGGCTGGGCATCATGCTCATCCTGCTGCTGGCGGTACGGCTGGACTGGCTGCCAACCTCGGGCCGGATCGGCTTCACCGCTGCTCTCCGGCCTGTGACCGGGTTCTACCTCCTGGACAGCGTGCTCACGGGGAACTGGATCGCGCTGGGGGACAGCCTCCGGCACCTGTTCCTCCCGGCGCTCACGTTGGGGTCAGGGCTGATGGCGGTTATCGCCCGGGTGACGCGCGCCAGCATGGTGGAAGTCCTCCGGGAGCAGTACATCCTCGTGGCCCGTTCCAAGGGGTTGGCGGAGCGCGCCGTCGTCCTGCGACACAGCCTTCGCAATGCGCTCATCCCCACGGTCACCGTTGTTGGCCTGCAGGCCGGTGTCTTACTGGGCGGCAACATGATTGTGGAGACCGTCTTTGGCTGGCCGGGGATGGGGCGCGTGGTGGTAGAGGCCATCTTCAGCCGTGACTACCCTTTGGTACAGGGGGCAGTAATGTTCTATACGCTCATTTTCATCGTGGCCAATCTGATGGTGGACATCCTGTACACGTATCTCAATCCGCGCATTGAGGCGTAG
- a CDS encoding ABC transporter permease, with product MAQAATLLLAPRPRRGGVTDFFRRLGRHPTAAAGGVILSVFAAVAFLAPTLTPADPNQAALVHRLAPPGYTTPDGSRFHLGTDQLGRDILSRIILGARVSLLVGGLTTAISLLLGLTLGMAAGFFRGSFDMVVSRFADVLMAFPYLIFAIGAMAVLGPGFWNLILALSFKGWVEFFRLVRGETLVQQTRDYVEAARALGAPSARIIRRHIAPNIIHTSLVLATLRLGSFIVLEASLSFLGLGIPPRIPAWGSMVADGREVLLTAWWVSTFPGLAIVLLVLAVNLFGEGTRDILDPRLRVD from the coding sequence ATGGCCCAGGCGGCGACACTCCTGCTGGCCCCTCGCCCCCGACGCGGAGGCGTGACCGACTTCTTCCGCCGCCTGGGCAGGCATCCTACCGCCGCCGCCGGGGGCGTCATCCTATCCGTCTTCGCCGCGGTGGCCTTCCTCGCTCCGACCCTCACCCCCGCCGATCCCAATCAGGCCGCGCTGGTCCACCGCCTGGCCCCGCCGGGCTACACCACCCCCGACGGCTCACGTTTCCACCTGGGCACCGATCAGCTGGGGCGGGACATCCTCTCGCGCATCATCCTGGGCGCCCGCGTCTCGCTGCTGGTAGGCGGCCTGACCACTGCCATCTCCCTGCTCCTGGGGCTGACCCTAGGCATGGCGGCGGGGTTCTTTCGCGGGAGCTTCGACATGGTTGTGTCGCGCTTTGCCGATGTGCTCATGGCCTTCCCCTACCTCATCTTCGCCATCGGCGCCATGGCCGTCCTGGGGCCGGGTTTCTGGAACCTGATCCTGGCTCTGTCCTTCAAGGGGTGGGTGGAATTCTTCCGCCTAGTCCGCGGGGAGACTCTGGTGCAGCAGACACGGGACTACGTGGAGGCAGCACGGGCTCTGGGAGCGCCCTCTGCCCGTATCATCCGTCGGCACATCGCCCCAAACATCATCCACACCAGCCTCGTCCTGGCTACGTTGCGGCTGGGATCCTTCATCGTCCTGGAGGCTTCCCTCTCCTTTCTCGGTCTGGGGATCCCTCCGCGCATTCCCGCCTGGGGCTCAATGGTCGCCGATGGCCGAGAGGTCCTGCTCACCGCCTGGTGGGTCTCCACCTTTCCGGGCCTCGCCATTGTCCTGCTCGTGCTTGCCGTCAACCTATTCGGTGAAGGGACGCGGGACATCCTCGACCCGCGCCTGCGGGTGGACTGA